From a single Adhaeribacter swui genomic region:
- a CDS encoding acyl-CoA desaturase — protein sequence MPILIFFVVHWYLSLFVQTFYLHRYAAHKMFTMNPFWEKFFFLLTYIAQGSSFLSPRAYAILHRMHHAFSDTDKDPHSPHFSNNAFTMMWKTKNIYNNVLHNRVEAEARFEGNYPLWNAVENFGDTYFSRIAWGTFYVLFYIAFATQWWMYLLLPIHFLMGPIHGAIVNWSGHKYGYQNFDNNDKSRNSLFFDFLTGGELFQNNHHKLPNRVNFGVKWWEVDPTYPVIWALDKLRIIRLKKVRA from the coding sequence ATGCCCATTCTTATATTCTTCGTAGTCCACTGGTATTTATCTTTATTTGTACAAACATTTTACCTGCACCGGTACGCGGCGCACAAAATGTTTACGATGAATCCTTTCTGGGAAAAATTCTTTTTCTTATTAACTTATATTGCTCAGGGTTCTTCGTTTTTATCACCGCGGGCTTATGCCATTCTGCACCGCATGCACCACGCTTTTTCCGATACCGATAAAGATCCACATTCGCCGCATTTTTCTAATAATGCCTTTACCATGATGTGGAAAACCAAAAACATCTACAACAATGTGCTGCATAACCGGGTAGAAGCCGAAGCCCGTTTTGAAGGTAACTACCCGCTGTGGAATGCGGTAGAAAACTTTGGCGATACATATTTCTCGCGGATTGCCTGGGGAACATTTTACGTTTTATTTTATATTGCCTTTGCTACGCAGTGGTGGATGTATTTACTTTTACCGATTCACTTTTTAATGGGCCCTATTCACGGCGCTATTGTAAACTGGAGCGGCCATAAATACGGTTATCAAAATTTCGATAATAACGATAAATCACGGAACTCTTTGTTTTTTGATTTCTTAACCGGTGGCGAGTTATTTCAAAATAACCATCATAAATTACCAAACCGGGTAAATTTCGGAGTAAAATGGTGGGAAGTTGACCCTACTTATCCGGTAATCTGGGCCTTGGATAAACTACGTATCATACGCCTAAAAAAAGTACGGGCTTAA